Proteins from a genomic interval of Quercus robur chromosome 9, dhQueRobu3.1, whole genome shotgun sequence:
- the LOC126699403 gene encoding aspartic proteinase CDR1-like, which yields MASGVIFHPCFLLSYYLIGLLATANNVPQAQLIPYHGQHLIKASIGTPPVDIYGVADTGSNLVWTQCVPCDDCFNQTYPKFDPQKSCTYSEISCHSEKCHEWDQVHCSPQNSCNYVSGYVNGGSQGVLAKEKATITSTFGQAVSFDIAFGCSHNSNFHSDGHVTGIIGLGSGPLSFLSQIGSKRFSYCLLPFGTEYTDPSVTSKISFGNGSEVVGDGVVSTPFVDRESGHEYYVTLEGISVGDTYVPFNSSGKVSKGNMLIDSGSPTLSLPPDFYDRLEVEVKKQISIDPIKNDTLLGTRLCYRTEITNENGPILTVHFEGADVELKPIQTFNRPIKRYEYYCFGITNIASTYNEFSDGTGVYGNYVQANFLIGYDLETRMVSFKPTDCTKL from the coding sequence ATGGCAAGCGGTGTCATATTTCATCCATGCTTCCTTCTCTCATATTATCTTATAGGCCTTTTGGCTACAGCTAATAATGTCCCCCAAGCACAATTAATACCATACCACGGTCAGCATCTCATAAAGGCCTCAATTGGCACTCCACCAGTAGACATCTATGGCGTTGCCGATACAGGTAGTAACCTTGTGTGGACACAATGTGTACCTTGTGATGACTGCTTCAATCAGACTTATCCCAAGTTCGATCCTCAAAAGTCCTGCACATACAGTGAAATTTCTTGTCATTCAGAAAAATGTCACGAATGGGACCAAGTCCATTGTTCTCCTCAAAATAGTTGCAATTACGTCAGTGGATATGTAAATGGTGGATCCCAAGGTGTTCTGGCCAAAGAAAAAGCCACCATCACTTCTACCTTCGGGCAAGCAGTTTCTTTTGACATTGCCTTTGGATGTTCACACAACAGTAACTTCCATTCCGATGGCCATGTAACGGGAATCATTGGGTTAGGATCAGGGCCTTTGTCCTTTCTTTCACAAATTGGTAGCAAGAGGTTTTCTTATTGCTTGTTGCCATTTGGTACTGAATATACTGATCCTAGTGTTACAAGCAAGATAAGTTTTGGCAATGGCAGTGAAGTTGTGGGTGATGGTGTGGTTTCAACACCATTTGTAGATCGAGAATCTGGACATGAATATTATGTGACACTAGAAGGAATTAGTGTTGGAGACACATATGTGCCCTTTAACTCTTCAGGTAAGGTTTCTAAGGGCAACATGTTAATAGATTCAGGATCACCAACATTGTCTTTGCCACCAGATTTTTACGATCGCTTAGAGGTGGAAGTGAAGAAGCAAATTTCAATTGATCCCATTAAGAATGACACTTTATTGGGGACACGGCTTTGCTATAGAACTGAAATTACTAATGAAAATGGACCAATATTGACTGTCCATTTTGAAGGTGCAGATGTGGAGTTAAAACCTATACAAACTTTCAATCGACCGATTAAAAGATATGAATATTATTGCTTTGGAATTACAAATATTGCAAGTACATATAATGAATTTTCGGATGGCACAGGAGTATATGGCAACTATGTTCAAGCAAATTTTTTGATTGGGTATGACTTGGAAACAAGGATGGTCTCCTTCAAGCCGACTGATTGCACAAAACTGTAG